One window of Ziziphus jujuba cultivar Dongzao chromosome 5, ASM3175591v1 genomic DNA carries:
- the LOC107435712 gene encoding U-box domain-containing protein 28: MVRDELYITVPNLFRCPISMDVMRSPVSLCTGVTYDRSSIQHWLDSGHDTCPATMQTLRSKDFVPNLTLRRLINLWAQSNGPPSPASSPSVSYQKATTLVRDIENNGNENLPNTLSEVLDLIAAGDENRRFLAGFDGFVSAIVGVLSRGGAKMEVLELSIRVLDSILTENGVGEKLNSSISKRNYDCLPSICLVIQKGIGSSSKIESVRVLESIAVNAESKRAITENQDLFHALLDLLASEKDDDLNDAVFSFFIAISVTHSAKAELVRSGIVQLVSKSLSDPKTKICTKEKGLKLMSIMSTCAEGRSAMRDWPECAKAVAEKLMKVSRTANEDAVAVLWSLCCLLGDKKAQEVVVRSNGVAKILLVMQSGYYEGHKVRRICGDLVKVLSAGCRAGVLGLGLYDSKTTHIMPC; the protein is encoded by the coding sequence atggtgagAGACGAACTGTATATAACTGTACCGAACTTGTTCAGGTGTCCGATTTCAATGGACGTTATGAGGTCTCCCGTAAGCCTCTGCACCGGCGTCACATACGATCGCTCCAGTATCCAACACTGGCTCGACTCCGGTCACGACACGTGTCCCGCCACCATGCAAACCCTCCGTTCCAAAGACTTCGTTCCCAACCTCACTCTCCGCCGTCTGATTAACCTCTGGGCCCAATCCAATGGTCCTCCTTCTCCGGCATCCTCTCCCTCCGTCTCCTACCAGAAAGCCACCACTCTTGTCCGCGACATTGAGAACAACGGAAACGAGAATCTCCCAAACACGTTGTCGGAGGTTTTGGATTTGATCGCCGCCGGCGATGAGAACCGGAGGTTTTTGGCCGGTTTCGATGGTTTCGTTTCCGCCATTGTCGGTGTGCTGAGCAGAGGAGGTGCGAAAATGGAGGTTCTGGAACTGTCAATCAGGGTTTTGGATTCGATTTTGACAGAGAATGGAGTAGGGGAAAAATTGAACTCGTCGATTTCGAAACGAAATTACGATTGCTTGCCTTCGATTTGCCTGGTTATCCAGAAAGGAATTGGCTCTTCGTCGAAGATAGAATCGGTTAGGGTTCTGGAATCGATCGCAGTCAACGCCGAGTCCAAACGCGCCATCACAGAAAACCAAGACTTATTCCACGCGCTTCTCGACCTTCTCGCCTCCGAAAAAGACGATGACCTCAACGACGCCGTTTTCTCATTCTTCATAGCGATCTCCGTGACTCACTCAGCGAAAGCCGAACTCGTCCGATCCGGAATCGTCCAACTCGTTTCCAAATCGCTCTCGGACCCGAAGACCAAAATCTGCACCAAAGAAAAGGGGCTGAAGCTGATGTCGATAATGTCGACGTGTGCGGAAGGGCGGTCGGCGATGAGGGACTGGCCTGAATGCGCAAAGGCGGTGGCGGAGAAACTGATGAAGGTGTCGAGGACGGCGAACGAGGACGCGGTGGCGGTGCTTTGGAGTCTGTGCTGCTTGTTGGGTGACAAGAAGGCGCAAGAGGTGGTGGTGAGGAGCAATGGGGTGGCGAAGATATTGCTGGTGATGCAGAGCGGTTACTATGAAGGTCACAAGGTGAGGAGGATTTGTGGGGATTTGGTGAAGGTTTTGAGCGCTGGGTGCAGAGCTGGTGTGTTGGGTTTGGGCTTGTATGATTCCAAGACCACCCATATCATGCCCTGTTGA